The following are encoded together in the Notolabrus celidotus isolate fNotCel1 chromosome 9, fNotCel1.pri, whole genome shotgun sequence genome:
- the c9h9orf64 gene encoding queuosine salvage protein, with translation MEPPLSPRESGQFIAERSQDVFVEEEGVQKVAEMLYGLRHSDELTACGWKKANPLAPAPTSDQALNWVFVVDTMNFSFWPEKETEQCEVTFKGTTYTGYMTLCAAITRAMEEGIPITDPKYFSKMSVEELGHVLRSDNETAMPILQERHQVLTEGGRVLLENGGSFRSFISKAGNDAGKMVELIVEKIPSYRDEATYKGRRISLYKRAQILVADFWGVMAARGEEDIINMDVLTMFADYRVPQALVYLGALRYSDTLTLALKNGEILSSGDRREVEIRGCSIWSVELIKERLCKLVQQRDGQTCSVNSAIIDFYLWPYAKQHHKEMAHIPIHHTRCIYY, from the exons ATGGAACCACCTCTGTCTCCCCGTGAGTCTGGACAGTTCATAGCAGAGCGAAGTCAGGATGTGTTTGTGGAAGAGGAGGGAGTGCAGAAGGTGGCAGAGATGCTCTATGGCCTCCGACACAGTGACGAGCTCACGGCCTGTGGCTGGAAGAAAGCAAATCCACTGGCTCCAGCACCCACCTCTGATCAG GCCTTGAACTGGGTCTTTGTGGTGGACACCATGAACTTCTCTTTTTGGCCAGAAAAGGAAACTGAGCAGTGTGAGGTGACCTTTAAAGGGACCACGTACACGGGCTACATGACCCTTTGTGCTGCCATCACCAGGGCCATGGAGGAAG GTATTCCCATCACTGATCCAAAGTACTTCTCTAAGATGAGTGTGGAGGAGTTGGGACACGTCCTACGATCAGACAATGAAACAGCCATGCCCATACTTCAGGAGCGTCACCAG GTGCTAACAGAAGGGGGACGTGTACTTCTGGAAAATGGAGGAAGCTTTCGGAGTTTTATCAGCAAAGCTGGGAATGACGCCGGGAAGATGGTGGAGCTCATTGTTGAGAAGATCCCATCCTACAGGGATGAGGCTACATACAAG GGGAGAAGAATCTCACTCTACAAGCGAGCTCAGATCCTGGTGGCAGATTTCTGGGGCGTCATGGCagccagaggagaagaagacatCATCAACATGGATGTGCTCACCATGTTTGCAGACTACCGGGTCCCACAGGCTCTCGTGTACCTCGGAGCACTACGATACTCTGATACACTAACGCTGGCACTCAAGAACG GAGAGATTCTGAGTTcaggagacagaagagaagtCGAGATTCGAGGTTGTTCGATCTGGTCTGTGGAGTTGATCAAAGAGCGTCTTTGTAAGCTGGTGCAGCAGAGAGACGGACAGACATGCAGTGTCAATTCGGCTATCATCGACTTCTACCTGTGGCCTTATGCCAAACAGCACCACAAAGAGATGGCCCACATTCCCATACACCACACACGCTGTATTTACTACTGA
- the LOC117819210 gene encoding kinesin-like protein KIF27, which translates to MSEVSIQVAVRVRPLLSKEVVLNHRVSVWTEPDSTDVVVSPNCVFSFDHTFGPDAEQDELYETCVQPLVEYLMDGFNATVFCYGQTGSGKTYTLGGRNQVEEGGIIQRVAQDVFSLLEEKRTNSDGLAATVRVSFIECYMEELRDLLELPTMHKALHIRDDEKGNTVVVGAKEVDVYSTEELLSVLEKGNAVRHTATTRMNVHSSRSHTIFTIQIFQCCPGNKFVRSSKLCLVDLAGSERADKTNNTGVLLKELVHNNTGLLALGKVIRALCEIDLNRRSNKANNVYVPYRDAKITRLLRDSLGGTAHTLMVVCVSPSNQSVTETLRALQFASKARQIHNHPGARPTHIEVKSFPTTWNPGKARLGDLEREVKTLRELLKDKEREIEMERTNGSTRQGNSSRLSGQSRISEKPEEPSQYRLLAQEAAALLSDLSGPTASHSFRQRVQEWQDRLAAVNHSHQADDKECSERGDGQSNHVEIIKLREELSKCKEALTIHEQLFAQKDAELRQAEKDVDRLLQENKAHMQALEEEKGHTRLQDDQLVDQQILINQLRSDLMTFRDATSGGTGKAGASENFGTRPHSAPLIRLSCGHGAPRRIHSSPPAYSLERVMAAFKMRGHLLLAEIEEKDEVYCPFIKPQTESQKDQEDILVGRVGSRRSLNRTWTSQQKKSALKKKNTGTDQTVNGIPPVQATGTEENQSKRNQMRKARLRASVTQRQIRDLSVNMRMKEELIKEINNTDKKTKALNQQGRLSKDGRESDVLMRLSMQRRRIQSEVYHSLQHMRLQKAQLQSSLRELEQNGEQEGDDMTVCRSKHHEELKRKFHDRNWLEEEEERVLQKRAELQELEGELGRREEVLLHRDTCLQQKNKLEIKKLQSSQALSQDLLCVAMQLESVEEQMKSRSSFRLNGGVSREELEKERDILRKRRDTLDAQLKDNRVLTVEEEHSLLELEESIEALNAALEFRNHSIQDKQNKLSITDSSTHQSKSSEPAQFFDVIRKLKELSPPEATELLVKYFNKVVCLREVEHYLRLRCEELQIHAGEQELVIRELETAMQHLTLDADCRITELHRDHQSNIQLLLQKLKEGSSGEPQQAIQERLQHLEKELFFYKSSSRQLKKKLRELHNDAQNSVDQPSHSLDHRQTQIGANQLLVHSEESQASTHILTTYTKIQAEQIDQQTHNDSLMKGYSHQTPSPSSSSHLHVHTTTNIPEYHEIQTESQGQRDRGAGEHLVMAPVRLCRRELRQITPADLLATRGRQSVLDASSESLLEDSIEVSKNTDR; encoded by the exons ATGAGCGAGGTGAGTATCCAGGTGGCGGTCCGTGTCCGTCCCCTGCTTTCCAAAGAAGTCGTTCTAAACCACAGGGTGAGTGTGTGGACAGAGCCGGACTCTACTGATGTGGTGGTCAGTCCAAACTGTGTCTTCTCCTTCGACCACACGTTTGGACCGGATGCCGAACAGGATGAGTTGTACGAGACCTGCGTCCAGCCGCTGGTAGAGTATCTGATGGACGGCTTCAACGCTACAGTCTTCTGCTATGGACAAACTGGGTCAGGGAAGACGTACACACTGGGAGGACGGAACCAGG TTGAAGAGGGAGGAATAATTCAACGCGTGGCCCAGGATGTGTTCTCGTTGCTGGAAGAGAAGAGGACAAACAGTGATGGGTTAGCTGCCACAGTGCGAGTTTCGTTTATTGAGTGTTACATGGAGGAACTACGGGATCTGCTGGAACTGCCTACCATGCACAAAGCACTCCACATAAGAGATGATGAGAAGGGAAACACAG TGGTGGTTGGAGCCAAAGAGGTGGATGTCTATTCAACCGAGGAGCTTCTAAGTGTTCTGGAAAAGGGCAATGCTGTGCGCCACACTGCAACCACAAGAATGAACGTGCACTCCAGTCGTTCTCACACCATCTTCACCATACAGATTTTCCAGTGTTGCCCCGGCAACAAGTTCGTCCGCTCCTCCAAACTCTGTCTAGTTGACCTGGCAGGCTCAGAGCGTGCTGATAAAACTAACAACACTGGAGTTCTTCTCAAAGAGCTTGTTCATAACAACACAGGTTTGCTTGCACTTGGCAAAGTCATCCGTGCCCTCTGTGAAATTGACCTAAATCGGCGCAGTAACAAGGCAAATAATGTATACGTACCATACCGAGATGCCAAGATCACTCGTCTCCTCCGTGATTCTTTAGGAGGCACAGCTCATACTTTAATGGTGGTATGTGTAAGTCCCTCCAACCAAAGTGTAACTGAGACTCTGAGAGCCCTGCAATTTGCATCAAAGGCTCGTCAAATTCACAACCACCCTGGGGCGAGACCTACACACATTGAGGTTAAATCTTTTCCTACGACATGGAACCCCGGTAAGGCACGACTGGGTGACCTTGAGAGGGAAGTTAAGACACTGAGAGAGCTGCTGAAAGACAAAGAGCGAGAGATAGAAATGGAGAGGACAAATGGAAGCACTCGTCAGGGTAACAGCTCCAGGCTGTCTGGTCAGTCGAGGATATCTGAGAAGCCAGAGGAACCATCACAGTACCGCCTCCTCGCTCAAGAAGCTGCTGCCTTGCTTTCAGATTTGTCTGGCCCCACTGCGAGTCATTCTTTCAGACAGAGAGTGCAGGAATGGCAAGATAGACTGGCTGCTGTCAATCACTCACATCAAGCTGATGACAAGGAGTGTTCAGAGAGAGGTGACGGGCAATCCAATCATGTTGAAATCataaagctcagagaagaacTCAGCAAATGCAAG gAAGCCCTCACTATACATGAACAGCTGTTTGCGCAGAAAGATGCTGAACTAAGACAGGCCGAAAAAGATGTAGATAGACTTCTTCAAGAGAACAAAGCTCACATGCAGGCCttagaggaagaaaagggaCACACTCGATTACAG GATGATCAACTTGTGGACCAACAGATCCTCATCAATCAACTCAGAAGTGATCTAATGACGTTTAGGGATGCAACATCAGGGGGAACAGGGAAAGCAGGGGCTTCTGAGAATTTTGGCACGAGACCTCACAGCGCCCCTTTGATCAGACTCAGCTGTGGACACGGGGCCCCCAGGAGG ATTCACTCCAGTCCCCCAGCTTATTCACTGGAGCGGGTGATGGCAGCCTTTAAGATGAGAGGTCATCTCCTACTAGCTGAGATTGAGGAAAAGGATGAGGTGTACTGTCCATTCATAAAACCACAGACAGAGAGCCAAAAGGACCAGGAGGACATCTTAGTGGGCAGAGTGGGTTCCAG GCGTTCTTTAAACCGAACATGGACTAGCCAGCAGAAAAAATCtgctctgaaaaagaaaaacactggaaCAGACCAAACTGTGAATGGAATTCCACCAGTGCAGGCCACAG GGACAGAGGAAAACCAGTCAAAGCGAAACCAAATGAGGAAGGCCAGACTGAGAGCCAGTGTTACTCAGAGACAGATCAGAGATCTGTCAGTCAACATGCGCATGAAAGAAGAGCTCATCAAAGAGATAAACAACACTG ACAAGAAAACGAAAGCCTTGAACCAACAGGGCAGGCTCAGCAAAGATGGCAGAGAATCTGATGTGTTGATGAGGCTCTCCATGCAAAGACGGAGGATCCAGTCCGAGGTGTACCACAGTCTTCAGCACATGAGACTGCAGAAAGCTCAGCTTCAGAGCAGTCTCCGAGAACTTGAACAAAACGGG GAGCAAGAGGGAGATGATATGACTGTCTGCAGGAGCAAGCATCATGAGGAATTAAAGAGaaag TTTCATGACAGAAACTGgctggaagaagaggaggagcggGTCCTTCAGaagagagcagagctgcaggagctggagggggagctggggaggagagaggaggtgctCCTGCACAGGGACACCTGTctgcaacagaaaaacaaactggagaTCAAGAAGCTACAGTCCAGTCAG GCTCTGAGTCAGGACCTGCTGTGTGTGGCGATGCAGTTGGAGTCTGTGGAGGAGCAGATGAAGAGCAGGAGCAGTTTTAGGCTGAACGGAGGAGTCTCCAGAGAGGAactggagaaggagagagacattctcagaaagaggagagacactTTGGACGCTCAGCTGAAGGACAACCGAGTGCTCACAGTTGAG GAGGAGCATTCCTTGCTGGAGCTGGAGGAATCGATTGAAGCTCTGAATGCAGCGCTGGAATTTAGAAACCACTCCATCCAGGACAAACAGAACAAGCTGTCAATCACAGACTCCTCTACACATCAGTCAAAAAGCAGTGAACCCGCCCAATTCTTTGATGTCATCAGGAAGCTGAAGGAGCTTTCACCACCTGAGGCGACAGAGCTGCTCgtgaaatatttcaacaag GTGGTATGTCTTCGAGAGGTGGAGCACTATTTGCGTTTGCGTTGTGAAGAGCTGCAGATTCACGCTGGGGAGCAAGAGCTGGTAATAAGAGAGTTGGAAACAGCCATGCAGCATCTAACCTTGGATGCAGACTGCAGGATCACCGAGCTGCACAGAGATCACCAGAGCAACATACAGCTTCTGCTGCAGAAACTTAAAG AGGGCAGTTCAGGAGAGCCACAGCAGGCCATCCAAGAGAGACTGCAGCATCTGGAGAAAGAGCTGTTTTTCTACAAAAGCTCCAGCCGGCAGCTTAAAAAGAAACTCAGGGAGCTCCACAATGACGCCCAAAACTCTGTTGATCAGCCTTCACATTCACTTGATCACAGGCAAACACAAATAGGTGCAAACCAACTCCTGGTGCACAGTGAGGAATCACAGGCAAGTACACATATTTTAACAACATACACAAAGATACAGGCTGAGCAAATAGACCAACAGACACACAACGATTCTCTCATGAAGGGATATTCACACCAGACTCCCTCTCCCTCATCCTCTTCTCACCTCCATGTGCACACAACCACAAATATACCAGAATACCACGAGATACAGACAGAGTCACAGgggcagagggacagaggggctGGGGAACATTTAGTGATGGCACCGGTTCGTCTTTGTCGCAGGGAGCTGAGACAGATCACTCCAGCTGACCTGCTGGCCACAAGAGGGCGCCAGTCTGTTCTAGATGCTAGCTCAGAGTCTTTGCTAGAGGACTCCATAGAAGTGTCCAAAAACACTGACAGATGA
- the gkap1 gene encoding G kinase-anchoring protein 1 encodes MASSAMITVPTTASRFALLQIDSDSDSDTSDAGKFSTKGGRENSGKPKQGKAAGGKAGQLNDKKKDKKKKKKEQQQSEANELRNLAFKKIPQKSGAPPPNMTLSGIASELINPTAGDHNPPPEGWQQWKQRDEQITTELYEADLEKALILSKLEFEQQKQHVNTNTSSPKSRGGKDGGGKKDKKKNQQAKDKKTVSLQDFQAEGSAEQLSKKQEKEDARVANSTLGVGQEDRFFNKLEDDVSRIIQQEKRREQYSNSPGQEVNTSTEHEPDPRAEQLKYDLEKKDQEIDKLKKTISQWEVKYKEVKARNSQLLKMLQQGEMKDKAEILLQVEELLHIKEELSSQVTLLHGALEQERSKVKGLQSEQPKHQGNKKGKKGSEADL; translated from the exons ATGGCGTCGTCTGCAATGATCACTGTCCCCACCACCGCCTCCCGCTTCGCCCTGCTCCAGATAGACTCGGATTCGGACTCCGACACCTCTGATGCAGGGAAGTTCAGCACAAAAGGCGGACGGGAGAACTCCGGGAAGCCTAAACAAGGAAAAGCGGCCGGGGGGAAAGCGGGTCAGCTGAACGACAAGAAGAAggacaagaaaaagaagaagaaggaacagcagcagagtgaggCAAATGAG TTACGTAATTTGGCCTTCAAGAAGATTCCTCAGAAATCGGGTGCTCCCCCTCCCAATATGACGCTGTCAGGAATCGCCAGTGAACTCATCAATCCGACCGCAGGGGACCACAATCCCCCTCCTGAGGGGTGGCAGCAGTGGAAACAGAGGGATGAGCAG ATAACCACTGAGCTGTATGAGGCAGACTTGGAAAAGGCCTTAATTCTAAGTAAACTGGAATTCGAACAACAGAAACAG CACGTCAACACAAACACCTCCTCCCCGAAGTCTAGAGGAGGAAAAGATGGCGGAGGAAAGAAGGACAAAAAGAAGAACCAGCAGgcgaaagacaaaaagacagttTCACTGCAGGACTTTCAGGCTGAGGGAAGTGCAG aacAATTGAGTAAGAAACAAGAGAAAGAG GATGCCAGAGTGGCTAACTCGACGTTGGGAGTTGGGCAGGAGGATCGTTTTTTCAAcaagctggaggatgacgtcagTCGGATCATCCAACAGGAGAAGAGACGTGAGCAGTACTCCAATAGTCCGGGACAAGAAGTCAACACCTCTACAGAACATGAACCA GACCCCCGAGCAGAGCAACTGAAGTATGATCTGGAGAAGAAGGACCAAGAAATCGATAAGCTAAAGAAGACCATCTCACAGTGGGAG GTGAAATACAAAGAAGTAAAAGCAAGAAATTCTCAACTGCTGAAGATGCTTCAACAGGGAGAAA TGAAAGACAAAGCAGAAATCCTCCTACAGGTAGAAGAGCTACTACATATAAAAGAAGAACTTTCATCACAG gtaACATTACTACATGGTGCACTTGAACAAGAGAGGTCTAAAGTCAAAGGACTGCAGTCGGAACAACCTAAACATCAG GGTAACAAGAAAGGGAAGAAAGGCTCGGAAGCAGATCTATGA
- the LOC117818400 gene encoding ubiquilin-1-like, producing the protein MSGTVKDEPGEPSEGQRSQSIHVSMKSLKKSKAFTVRGNCTVRQLKRGLSARLEVPAELLLLIHSGRVLRESEVLSHLKAADGSVSISVVQRPQQSSAAPTSDPASEVAQSDFTDNLDPNPDNFTSSPTSPLYLVEALDGLDLTNSRRGFFPVLQQQMESQLVADPELLNHVLGSHFIQSTLSTSSPQLTRQMILSNPQIQQLLETNPEVGELINNADVITEVQELIKNPDMIETIMHNEDRALNNLQPEHENPKTITRDSDSDLKSDTKRIQSQFQVELPTQVTSSKNQPPPEMEKGQTPPFSSHCTDPLRNLTATCRDDPTPQSPITPGMQSLLEEITTSPGLIESLLSGPYVSSLLNCLSQNPDLAAQMLLSHPLFSGNPLLQQQIRQQIPLYLQQMQSPELLSAMLNPRAMEALLQIQQALQTLATEVPALIAMGELGNIQASVDAPPASDSALKDQSGNCPGVVTVTEQQQQFVQQMLQALADTNGVHAEEFQ; encoded by the exons ATGTCAGGCACGGTAAAGGATGAACCCGGAGAACCGAGTGAAGGTCAGAGGTCTCAATCCATCCATGTTTCCatgaaaagtcttaaaaagagTAAAGCGTTCACCGTGAGGGGAAACTGCACTGTCAGACAG CTGAAACGTGGTCTATCAGCACGACTGGAGGTGCCTGCAGAACTACTTCTGCTGATTCACTCCGGCCGGGTCCTCAGAGAGTCAGAAGTCCTGAGTCACTTGAAAGCAGCAGATGGCTCAGTCAGCATCAGTGTGGTACAAAG GCCACAGCAATCGTCTGCTGCTCCGACCAGTGATCCAGCTTCAGAAGTGGCCCAGTCAGACTTTACAGACAATTTGGACCCTAACCCTGATAACTTCACATCCTCTCCCACCTCTCCCCTCTACCTGG TGGAAGCTCTAGATGGTCTTGACCTGACAAACAGCAGGCGTGGTTTCTTCCCTGTACTTCAGCAGCAGATGGAGAGCCAGCTGGTGGCTGACCCAGAGTTGTTAAATCATGTTCTGGGCAGCCACTTTATTCAGAGCACCCTCTCCACCTCCAGCCCTCAACTAACCAGACAGATGATTCTATCTAATCCCCAAATTCAGCAGCTTCTGGAAACAAACCCAGAGGTGGGAGAATTGATCAAcaatgcagatgtcatcacagAG GTGCAGGAGCTTATCAAGAACCCTGACATGATAGAGACAATCATGCATAATGAAGACAGAGCATTAAACAATTTGCAGCCAGAGCATGAAAACCCTAAAACCATCACCcgtgattctgattctgatctgaaGTCTGACACAAAGAGAATTCAATCACAG TTTCAGGTAGAACTACCCACACAGGTGACCTCATCTAAGAATCAACCGCCACCTGAAATGGAAAAGGGCCAGACTCCACCCTTCTCTAGTCACTGCACAGATCCTCTCAGAAATCTGACTGCTACATGCAGAGATGATCCAACCCCCCAAAGCCCTATTACTCCAG GCATGCAGTCCCTGCTGGAGGAGATCACAACCAGTCCAGGTCTGATAGAGAGCCTGCTTTCTGGGCCTTATGTCAGCAGTCTCCTCAATTGCCTCAGCCAGAACCCTGACCTGGCGGCTCAG ATGCTGCTGAGCCATCCTTTGTTCTCAGGAAATcccctgctgcagcagcagatcagACAGCAGATCCCCCTCTACTTGCAACAG ATGCAGAGTCCAGAGCTGCTATCAGCCATGTTGAACCCAAGAGCCATGGAGGCTCTGCTGCAGATCCAGCAGGCTCTACAGACTCTGGCTACAGAGGTTCCTGCACTGATAGCCAT GGGTGAACTTGGAAACATTCAAGCAAGTGTTGACGCTCCTCCAGCTTCAGACTCGGCCCTTAAGGACCAATCAGGAAACTGTCCAGGGGTTGTCACGgtgacagagcagcagcagcagttcgTGCAGCAGATGCTACAGGCCCTGGCTGACACAAACGGG GTCCATGCTGAGGAGTTCCAGTAA